In Janibacter sp. CX7, a single genomic region encodes these proteins:
- a CDS encoding MFS transporter, producing MSIPALQRRTVTTLAGSQVLGGVGVSAGAAVGALLAADISGSETWAGLGGTAQTLGGALAALVVARVMAANGRRPGLTTGYLMAIVGGLVIVTASVVGSFVLLLLGFLLFGGATAANSQARFAAMDLADEAHRGRHLSVVVWATTIGAVAGPNLTGPGQWVARQLGLPALVGPYVLSLVGIALAALVLTLALRPDPLLTARSLHVDHDEPDPTALEGEASRGWAVIRSRPDALMGVVAMALGHVVMVSVMIMTPLHMRHGHAGLEIIGLVISLHVVGMYAFSPLTGWAVDRWGSRVVIAVGSGVLLTASLLAASTASGHSLRLTAALVLLGMGWSCTLIAGSTLLTAAVPLRQRPAAQGLSDVAMGLAGGGGGALAGVVVGWWGYPALGLLAGGAALLLGLLVPLGRRFGC from the coding sequence GTGAGCATCCCGGCACTGCAGCGGCGCACCGTCACCACCCTCGCCGGATCGCAGGTCCTCGGCGGCGTCGGGGTGAGCGCGGGGGCCGCGGTCGGTGCGCTCCTCGCGGCCGACATCTCGGGCAGCGAGACCTGGGCCGGGCTGGGCGGGACGGCCCAGACCCTGGGCGGAGCGCTGGCGGCGCTCGTCGTCGCGCGGGTCATGGCGGCGAACGGGAGGCGCCCCGGCCTGACCACGGGGTACCTCATGGCGATCGTCGGCGGCCTGGTCATCGTGACCGCGTCGGTGGTCGGCTCCTTCGTCCTGCTGCTGCTCGGTTTCCTGCTCTTCGGCGGGGCGACGGCGGCCAACTCGCAGGCGCGCTTCGCCGCGATGGACCTCGCCGACGAGGCCCACCGCGGTCGGCACCTGTCCGTCGTCGTCTGGGCCACGACCATCGGCGCCGTGGCGGGGCCCAACCTCACCGGCCCGGGGCAGTGGGTCGCTCGCCAGCTCGGGCTGCCGGCCCTCGTCGGCCCCTATGTCCTCTCGCTCGTCGGCATCGCCCTCGCGGCGCTCGTCCTGACGCTCGCGCTGCGCCCGGACCCCCTGCTCACCGCCCGCAGCCTGCACGTCGACCACGACGAGCCGGACCCGACGGCCCTCGAGGGCGAGGCCTCCCGCGGGTGGGCCGTCATCCGCAGCCGACCCGACGCGCTCATGGGCGTCGTCGCCATGGCCCTGGGGCACGTCGTCATGGTGTCGGTGATGATCATGACCCCGCTGCACATGCGCCACGGCCACGCCGGCCTCGAGATCATCGGCCTGGTCATCTCGCTCCACGTCGTCGGCATGTACGCCTTCTCGCCCCTGACCGGCTGGGCCGTCGACCGCTGGGGCTCACGGGTCGTCATCGCCGTCGGCTCCGGTGTGCTGCTCACCGCGAGCCTCCTCGCAGCCTCGACGGCGAGCGGGCACTCCCTTCGCCTGACGGCAGCGCTCGTGCTGCTGGGGATGGGCTGGTCGTGCACCCTCATCGCCGGCTCGACCCTGCTCACCGCCGCCGTCCCGCTGCGCCAGCGGCCCGCGGCCCAGGGCCTGTCCGACGTGGCGATGGGCCTGGCCGGGGGCGGTGGGGGAGCCCTCGCCGGCGTCGTCGTCGGCTGGTGGGGCTACCCGGCGCTCGGGCTGCTCGCGGGCGGCGCGGCACTCCTGCTCGGTCTGCTGGTCCCGCTCGGGCGGCGCTTCGGTTGTTAG
- a CDS encoding Na(+)/H(+) antiporter subunit C yields the protein MNAVAPNLSLVVVAGFLIATGVYLLLERALTRLLLGIVLASNGVATLYLVVSGPAKGAPFVGARPADEMSDALPQAMVLTAIVIALASVGFVLSLAYRQWRITGSDDVPDDAEDELIKRLADRDEVSSTYDDDTQSTTEAEEEDATA from the coding sequence ATGAACGCCGTCGCCCCCAACCTCAGCCTCGTCGTCGTCGCCGGCTTCCTCATCGCGACCGGCGTCTACCTGCTCCTCGAGCGAGCGCTCACCCGCCTGCTCCTCGGCATCGTCCTCGCGTCCAACGGCGTCGCCACGCTCTACCTCGTCGTCTCCGGACCGGCGAAGGGAGCCCCCTTCGTCGGTGCACGACCGGCCGACGAGATGAGCGACGCGCTCCCCCAGGCGATGGTGCTCACCGCGATCGTCATCGCCCTGGCCTCGGTCGGCTTCGTCCTCTCCCTCGCCTACCGCCAGTGGCGGATCACCGGCAGCGACGACGTCCCCGACGACGCCGAGGACGAGCTGATCAAGCGCCTCGCCGACCGCGACGAGGTCTCCAGCACCTACGACGACGACACCCAGTCCACGACCGAGGCCGAAGAGGAGGACGCGACCGCATGA
- a CDS encoding Na+/H+ antiporter subunit A, translating to MTLLLLAHFAAAAVAPGLAKFLNRRAFLVLALVPAAAFAWLLAQTGDVTAGRSIVEGIAWVPSLGMDFALRLGTLQWLLGLLVTGVGALALLYCAWYFKPDDPSLWRFTGVFTAFAGAMLGLVLADNLLALYIFWELTTVFSYTLIGHNPVRSANRRSATQALLVTTFGGLAMLIGTVIIGETSSYTISEMLASPPPAGALTTTAALLVLVGALTKSAQVPFHFWLPGAMAAPTPVSAYLHAASMVKAGIYLILLLEPIFADVPGWRPVLLVLGLWTMILGGWRALRQDDIKLLLAYGTVSQLGFMTVLAGVGTQAAGLAALALVLSHALFKSVLFFSVGIIDKGTGTRDLTQLHGLGRTAPVLAAAATLSAASMAGLPPLVGFVAKESALTAVIESAHGPLSTTTGWLAVAGLVTGSVLTVAYSARFVWGAFATKGATGAAPSPTPFAAPHALLIAPVLLSLTTLASGFFGDLLTELFHPYTETLPGAEPEHLALWHGLTPALGLTVVAIVAGLLLFVGRAPFARVQAALPEVVNAERVYQRFMKALDRFAVEVTALAQGGSLPTYLGTIFLVVILLPGVVAATALPGTEVRLWDTFSQAAVGLFVIAAAILAVRGRNRLQSVMFVGLTGYGLALLFHLHGAPDLALTQVLVETFSLVLFVLVLRMLPQDFRRRPRSGRRSRRRLWRLALAGTMGAAISTLTVVAANARIHEPISKAFPEQAYDFGHGQNVVNVTLVDIRAWDTLGEISVLVAAATGIASLVFVRTQDVERSWTRRRNQGPVTASIPRERRSVILETATRLVFHVMIALSLYLLFSGHNQPGGGFAGGLVLGLALLVRYLAGGRAELDRAAPVSAGLVLGAGLAVAAISALAPLAFGGTVLQSAVVEFDVPVWGHVKLVTAMFFDIGVYLIVIGLALDVVRSLGAGVDKQAEEDGAIA from the coding sequence GTGACCCTGCTGCTGCTTGCGCACTTCGCGGCGGCAGCAGTTGCGCCCGGCCTCGCCAAGTTCCTCAACCGACGCGCCTTCCTCGTCCTGGCCCTCGTGCCCGCCGCGGCCTTCGCCTGGCTTCTCGCCCAGACCGGCGACGTGACCGCCGGCCGGTCGATCGTCGAGGGCATCGCCTGGGTCCCCTCGCTCGGCATGGACTTCGCACTGCGGCTCGGCACCCTCCAGTGGCTCCTCGGGCTGCTCGTCACCGGCGTCGGTGCCCTCGCCCTGCTCTACTGCGCCTGGTACTTCAAGCCCGACGACCCCAGCCTGTGGCGCTTCACGGGCGTCTTCACCGCCTTCGCGGGCGCCATGCTCGGCCTCGTCCTCGCCGACAACCTCCTGGCGCTCTACATCTTCTGGGAGCTGACGACGGTCTTCTCCTACACGCTCATCGGGCACAACCCGGTGCGCTCGGCCAACCGCCGCTCCGCCACCCAGGCCCTGCTCGTCACGACCTTCGGCGGCCTGGCGATGCTCATCGGCACGGTGATCATCGGCGAGACGAGCAGCTACACGATCAGCGAGATGCTCGCCTCGCCGCCCCCGGCCGGCGCCCTGACGACGACGGCCGCCCTCCTCGTCCTCGTCGGCGCCCTCACCAAGTCGGCGCAGGTGCCCTTCCACTTCTGGCTGCCCGGCGCCATGGCCGCCCCGACCCCGGTGAGCGCCTACCTGCACGCAGCCTCGATGGTCAAGGCCGGCATCTACCTCATCCTGCTGCTCGAGCCGATCTTCGCGGACGTGCCCGGGTGGCGTCCGGTCCTGCTCGTCCTCGGCCTGTGGACGATGATCCTCGGTGGCTGGCGCGCCCTGCGTCAGGACGACATCAAGCTCCTCCTCGCCTACGGCACGGTGAGCCAGCTGGGCTTCATGACCGTCCTCGCGGGCGTCGGCACCCAGGCCGCCGGGCTGGCCGCCCTGGCCCTCGTCCTCTCCCACGCCCTCTTCAAGTCGGTGCTCTTCTTCAGCGTCGGCATCATCGACAAAGGGACCGGCACCCGCGACCTGACGCAGCTGCACGGCCTCGGGCGCACCGCACCGGTCCTCGCCGCGGCCGCGACCCTGTCCGCCGCCTCGATGGCCGGCCTGCCGCCGCTCGTCGGCTTCGTCGCCAAGGAGTCGGCGCTCACCGCCGTCATCGAGTCCGCCCACGGCCCCCTGTCGACGACCACCGGCTGGCTGGCCGTCGCCGGCCTCGTCACCGGGTCCGTGCTCACGGTCGCCTACTCCGCGCGGTTCGTCTGGGGTGCCTTCGCGACGAAGGGGGCGACCGGCGCCGCCCCGAGCCCCACCCCCTTCGCCGCACCCCACGCGCTGCTCATCGCGCCGGTCCTGCTGTCGCTCACGACCCTGGCGTCCGGCTTCTTCGGTGACCTGCTCACCGAGCTCTTCCACCCCTACACCGAGACGCTGCCGGGCGCCGAGCCCGAGCACCTCGCGCTGTGGCACGGCCTCACCCCGGCCCTCGGGCTGACCGTCGTGGCCATCGTCGCCGGCCTCCTGCTCTTCGTGGGGCGGGCCCCCTTCGCCCGGGTCCAGGCCGCGCTGCCCGAGGTGGTCAACGCCGAGCGCGTCTACCAGCGCTTCATGAAGGCCCTCGACCGCTTCGCCGTCGAGGTCACCGCCCTCGCCCAGGGCGGCTCGCTGCCGACCTACCTCGGCACGATCTTCCTCGTCGTCATCCTCCTGCCGGGCGTCGTCGCCGCCACCGCCCTGCCCGGCACCGAGGTGCGGCTGTGGGACACCTTCAGCCAGGCGGCCGTCGGGCTCTTCGTCATCGCCGCGGCGATCCTCGCCGTGCGCGGCCGCAACCGCCTCCAGTCGGTGATGTTCGTCGGCCTCACCGGCTACGGGCTCGCGCTGCTCTTCCACCTGCACGGGGCGCCCGACCTCGCCCTGACCCAGGTGCTCGTCGAGACCTTCTCCCTCGTGCTCTTCGTCCTCGTGCTGCGCATGCTCCCGCAGGACTTCCGCCGCCGTCCCCGCTCCGGCCGCCGCTCGCGCCGCCGGCTGTGGCGCCTCGCCCTCGCCGGGACCATGGGCGCGGCGATCTCCACCCTCACGGTCGTCGCGGCCAATGCCCGCATCCACGAGCCGATCAGCAAGGCCTTCCCCGAGCAGGCCTACGACTTCGGCCACGGACAAAATGTCGTCAACGTGACCCTCGTCGACATCCGCGCCTGGGACACCCTCGGCGAGATCTCGGTCCTCGTCGCGGCCGCGACCGGCATCGCCAGCCTGGTCTTCGTGCGCACCCAGGACGTCGAGCGCTCGTGGACCCGCCGGCGCAACCAGGGCCCGGTCACCGCGTCGATCCCCCGCGAGCGCCGCTCGGTCATCCTCGAGACCGCCACCCGGCTGGTCTTCCACGTGATGATCGCGCTCTCGCTCTACCTCCTCTTCTCCGGGCACAACCAGCCCGGCGGTGGCTTCGCCGGTGGCCTCGTCCTCGGTCTGGCGCTGCTCGTGCGCTACCTCGCCGGCGGTCGCGCCGAGCTCGACCGCGCCGCCCCGGTGAGCGCCGGTCTCGTCCTCGGGGCCGGTCTGGCCGTCGCGGCGATCTCCGCGCTCGCGCCGCTCGCCTTCGGCGGCACCGTCCTGCAGTCGGCGGTCGTCGAGTTCGACGTCCCCGTCTGGGGCCACGTCAAGCTCGTCACCGCGATGTTCTTCGACATCGGCGTCTACCTCATCGTCATCGGGCTCGCGCTCGACGTCGTCCGCTCGCTCGGTGCGGGTGTCGACAAGCAGGCCGAAGAGGACGGGGCCATCGCATGA
- a CDS encoding 5-formyltetrahydrofolate cyclo-ligase: MSPGARTKGEVRRLLRAQRRALAASRDLPSDGAALAHALLADPPPGWPGAGSGTGPGTPTTVLSYESLPHEPPTEAVNSALQAAGHCVLVPITLPDMRLDWCDLADPERTPLGIDTPTRADLVLTPALAVDTTGTRLGQGGGCYDRVLPMLGEGTPFVVLLHPGELTDEALPADPHDVPVRLVLTADGLTRIA; encoded by the coding sequence ATGTCACCAGGCGCCAGGACGAAGGGAGAGGTCCGTCGCCTGCTGCGGGCCCAGCGGCGGGCGCTCGCCGCCTCCCGCGACCTCCCGTCGGACGGGGCGGCGCTCGCCCACGCCCTGCTCGCGGACCCGCCGCCGGGCTGGCCCGGGGCGGGGTCGGGCACCGGGCCCGGCACCCCGACGACCGTCCTGTCCTACGAGTCGCTCCCCCACGAGCCGCCGACCGAGGCGGTCAACTCCGCCCTGCAGGCGGCCGGGCACTGCGTGCTCGTGCCGATCACGCTGCCCGACATGCGCCTCGACTGGTGCGACCTCGCCGACCCCGAGCGCACACCCCTCGGCATCGACACCCCGACCCGCGCCGACCTCGTGCTCACCCCCGCGCTCGCCGTCGACACCACCGGCACCCGCCTGGGCCAGGGCGGCGGGTGCTACGACCGGGTGCTGCCGATGCTCGGCGAGGGGACCCCCTTCGTCGTCCTGCTGCATCCCGGCGAGCTCACCGACGAGGCCCTGCCGGCCGACCCGCACGACGTGCCCGTCCGCCTCGTGCTGACGGCCGACGGACTCACCCGCATCGCCTGA
- a CDS encoding potassium/proton antiporter, producing MTEQAAGFGLGQLSVVLLTGSLVLVVAVAAVRLASHSGLPTLLLYLAMGLALGKEGLGVPFDSEQAAQVLGYCALVLILVEGGLTTTWSSIRSSVAPALALSTVGVLVSVGVVAVALHQILHTDWQISLLIGAILASTDAAAVFSVLRVVPLPRRLSGMLEAESGFNDAPVVLLVTALSLQIAHPADAEPWWAIGLLAVAELAGGAAIGLVLGFLGGKLMRRLAQGTSGLFSLGVVAIGVLAYASAATVHASGFIACYLAALVLGNMHLPHRQAVTGFAEALGWLAQIGLFVMLGLLATPSGFFDEVPRAILVGLVLLLVARPLSVLVSLTPFGIPWREQAFISWAGLRGAVPVVLATVPVTNSVPGVEWVFDLVFMLVVIFTLVQAPLLPWMARHLRVTEPAVATGVVVEAVPLEQLGAEMLEVAVPPGSRLAGVEIYELRLPKGANVSLVVRDRDTFVPDAHTRLWTGDRLLVVTPGNVREATERRFRAVSRSGRLAGWRSDV from the coding sequence ATGACCGAGCAGGCAGCCGGCTTCGGGCTGGGCCAGCTCTCGGTCGTCCTCCTCACCGGCTCGCTCGTCCTCGTCGTCGCCGTCGCCGCCGTGCGACTGGCCTCCCACTCGGGACTGCCGACGCTCCTGCTCTACCTGGCCATGGGTCTGGCGCTGGGCAAGGAGGGGCTGGGTGTCCCCTTCGACTCCGAGCAGGCGGCGCAGGTGCTCGGCTACTGCGCCCTCGTGCTCATCCTCGTCGAGGGCGGCCTGACGACGACGTGGTCCTCGATCCGCAGCTCCGTCGCGCCCGCGCTCGCCCTGTCGACCGTCGGCGTGCTCGTGTCCGTCGGGGTCGTCGCCGTCGCGCTGCACCAGATCCTGCACACCGACTGGCAGATCAGCCTGCTCATCGGCGCGATCCTCGCCTCGACCGACGCCGCCGCCGTCTTCTCCGTGCTGCGGGTCGTGCCGCTGCCGCGCCGGCTGTCGGGGATGCTCGAGGCCGAGTCGGGCTTCAACGACGCCCCCGTGGTGCTGCTCGTCACCGCCCTGTCGCTGCAGATCGCCCACCCCGCCGACGCCGAACCCTGGTGGGCCATCGGGCTGCTCGCCGTCGCCGAGCTCGCCGGCGGTGCCGCGATCGGCCTCGTCCTCGGCTTCCTCGGCGGCAAGCTCATGCGGCGCCTCGCGCAGGGCACGTCGGGCCTGTTCTCCCTCGGGGTCGTCGCCATCGGCGTGCTCGCCTATGCCTCCGCCGCCACGGTCCACGCCTCCGGCTTCATCGCCTGCTACCTCGCGGCGCTCGTCCTGGGCAACATGCACCTGCCCCACCGGCAGGCGGTCACCGGATTCGCCGAGGCGCTCGGCTGGCTCGCGCAGATCGGGCTCTTCGTCATGCTCGGCCTGCTCGCGACGCCCTCGGGGTTCTTCGACGAGGTGCCGCGGGCGATCCTCGTCGGCCTCGTCCTGCTCCTCGTGGCCCGGCCGCTGTCGGTCCTCGTCTCGCTCACCCCCTTCGGCATCCCGTGGCGCGAGCAGGCCTTCATCTCCTGGGCCGGGCTGCGCGGCGCGGTGCCCGTCGTCCTCGCGACCGTGCCGGTGACCAACTCCGTGCCCGGCGTCGAGTGGGTCTTCGACCTCGTCTTCATGCTCGTCGTGATCTTCACCCTCGTGCAGGCGCCGCTGCTGCCGTGGATGGCCCGGCACCTGCGGGTCACCGAGCCGGCCGTGGCCACCGGAGTCGTCGTCGAGGCGGTGCCCCTGGAGCAGCTCGGCGCGGAGATGCTCGAGGTGGCCGTCCCGCCGGGGTCTCGCCTCGCCGGCGTCGAGATCTACGAGCTTCGCCTGCCGAAGGGGGCGAATGTCTCGCTCGTCGTCCGCGACCGCGACACCTTCGTCCCCGACGCGCACACCCGCCTGTGGACGGGTGACCGGCTGCTCGTCGTCACCCCAGGCAATGTGCGCGAGGCGACCGAACGACGCTTCCGTGCCGTATCGCGGTCGGGGCGTCTGGCCGGGTGGCGGAGCGACGTATGA
- the mscL gene encoding large conductance mechanosensitive channel protein MscL: protein MKGFKDFLMRGNLVEIAVGLIMATAFASVVTAFTTFLLEVIGKLTGGADFNFDKMEILGFKTVGPLLTAIVAFIIMAAVVYFGVVKPYTAMRQRFVAAEEETTDESVELLREIRDSLRAGRA, encoded by the coding sequence ATGAAGGGCTTCAAGGACTTCCTCATGCGCGGCAATCTCGTCGAGATCGCCGTCGGCCTGATCATGGCGACCGCCTTCGCCAGCGTCGTCACCGCGTTCACCACATTCCTCCTCGAGGTCATCGGCAAGCTCACGGGCGGCGCCGACTTCAACTTCGACAAGATGGAGATCCTCGGCTTCAAGACGGTCGGCCCGCTGCTGACCGCGATCGTCGCCTTCATCATCATGGCCGCGGTCGTCTACTTCGGTGTCGTCAAGCCCTACACCGCGATGCGTCAGCGCTTCGTCGCCGCCGAGGAGGAGACCACCGACGAGTCCGTCGAGCTCCTCCGCGAGATCCGCGACTCCCTGCGCGCCGGCCGCGCCTGA
- a CDS encoding UTP--glucose-1-phosphate uridylyltransferase, which yields MGAEGRDAAVAKMTQRGVDRRAVAVFEDYWQQLADGAQGTIPEASIEPLVDPPELAAIEVSDDERRAAMAQVAVIKLNGGLGTSMGMSGPKSAVVARDGLTFLDIIARQLIGLEERFGTRPPLVLMNSFRTRAASLEILERYPQLARQDLPLDFVQSMEPKLDAETLAPVSWPDDPELEWCPPGHGDVYVSLAASGLLDQMRAAGIRYAFISNADNLGATCDPDIAAWLIAEGIPFAAEVAERTANDRKGGHVAVRRSDGRIVLRESAMVVDGEEDLFQDTSRHGWFNTNNLWVGLDELDALLRERDGVLGLPIIINRKTVDPTRADSTPIIQIESAMGTAVEAFEGSVALRVPRSRFRPVKTTNELLLLRSDVFELDEASRVVSLIDRKDPRVSLDGAYKFIADFDARFPSGVPSLRECTSFAVEGDVTFGADVAAAGDVEVVAAEPATVADGTRLEGRVTLPQ from the coding sequence ATGGGAGCAGAAGGGCGTGACGCGGCCGTCGCCAAGATGACCCAGCGCGGGGTGGACCGGCGGGCCGTGGCCGTCTTCGAGGACTACTGGCAGCAGCTCGCCGACGGCGCCCAGGGCACGATCCCCGAGGCGAGCATCGAGCCACTCGTCGACCCGCCCGAGCTCGCCGCCATCGAGGTGAGCGACGACGAGCGCCGCGCCGCGATGGCCCAGGTCGCCGTCATCAAGCTCAACGGCGGTCTCGGCACGAGCATGGGGATGTCTGGGCCGAAGTCGGCCGTCGTCGCCCGTGACGGGCTGACCTTCCTCGACATCATCGCCCGCCAGCTCATCGGGCTCGAGGAGCGCTTCGGCACGCGGCCGCCGCTCGTGCTGATGAACTCCTTCCGCACCCGCGCGGCCTCGCTCGAGATCCTCGAGCGCTACCCGCAGCTGGCGCGCCAGGACCTGCCGCTCGACTTCGTGCAGAGCATGGAGCCGAAGCTCGACGCCGAGACCCTCGCCCCGGTCTCGTGGCCCGACGACCCCGAGCTCGAGTGGTGCCCGCCCGGCCACGGCGACGTCTACGTCTCGCTCGCCGCCTCGGGCCTGCTCGACCAGATGCGCGCGGCCGGCATCCGCTATGCCTTCATCTCCAATGCCGACAACCTCGGCGCGACCTGCGACCCCGACATCGCGGCCTGGCTGATCGCCGAGGGCATCCCCTTCGCCGCGGAGGTCGCCGAGCGGACGGCCAACGACCGCAAGGGCGGCCACGTCGCGGTGCGCAGGAGCGACGGCCGGATCGTCCTGCGCGAGTCCGCGATGGTCGTCGACGGCGAGGAGGACCTCTTCCAGGACACCTCGCGGCACGGGTGGTTCAACACCAACAACCTCTGGGTCGGCCTCGACGAGCTCGACGCGCTGCTGCGCGAGCGCGACGGCGTGCTCGGGCTGCCGATCATCATCAACCGCAAGACCGTCGACCCGACGCGCGCCGACTCGACGCCGATCATCCAGATCGAGTCGGCGATGGGGACCGCGGTCGAGGCCTTCGAGGGCAGCGTCGCGCTGCGCGTGCCGCGCTCGCGGTTTCGCCCGGTCAAGACGACCAACGAGCTGCTCCTGCTGCGCAGCGACGTCTTCGAGCTCGACGAGGCGTCGCGGGTCGTCTCGCTCATCGACCGCAAGGACCCGCGGGTGAGCCTCGACGGGGCCTACAAGTTCATCGCCGACTTCGACGCACGCTTCCCCTCGGGGGTGCCCTCGCTGCGCGAGTGCACGAGCTTCGCCGTCGAGGGTGACGTGACCTTCGGCGCCGATGTCGCGGCGGCCGGCGACGTCGAGGTCGTCGCCGCGGAGCCGGCGACGGTGGCGGACGGGACCCGGCTCGAGGGCCGAGTCACGTTGCCGCAGTGA
- a CDS encoding GNAT family N-acetyltransferase, which yields MRRSREVVLTGATPAGEGVSLRPVRRGDRAEFIALRERNADWLRPWDPTVPPGGPARRDIAADFGGYVRALRAEARSGGGLSLLIVVGGRIVGMVSASSIVEGALRSASIGYWVGREVAGRGIAPTAVAMIADHLMDPQGRNLHRVQLEIRPENAPSLVVATKLGLREEGVRRAYLHIDGDWRDHRSFAVVREELGPGGLMARLSHQHHPSRTRHTE from the coding sequence GTGAGGCGCTCGCGAGAGGTCGTCCTCACCGGGGCCACCCCGGCAGGCGAGGGAGTCTCCCTTCGACCGGTGCGAAGGGGGGACCGCGCCGAGTTCATCGCGCTGCGGGAGCGCAATGCCGACTGGCTGCGGCCGTGGGACCCGACGGTGCCGCCGGGCGGGCCGGCGCGGCGGGACATCGCGGCGGACTTCGGTGGTTATGTGCGGGCTCTGCGGGCAGAGGCCCGCTCGGGCGGCGGGCTGAGCCTGCTGATCGTCGTCGGCGGCCGCATCGTCGGCATGGTCTCGGCGAGCAGCATCGTCGAGGGGGCGCTGCGCTCGGCGAGCATCGGCTACTGGGTCGGGCGGGAGGTCGCGGGACGCGGCATCGCGCCGACGGCGGTCGCGATGATCGCCGACCACCTCATGGACCCGCAGGGTCGCAACCTGCACCGCGTGCAGCTCGAGATCCGCCCGGAGAACGCACCGAGCCTGGTCGTCGCGACGAAGCTCGGGCTGCGCGAGGAGGGTGTGCGGCGGGCCTACCTGCACATCGACGGCGACTGGCGCGACCACCGCAGCTTCGCCGTCGTGCGCGAGGAGCTCGGTCCCGGAGGGCTCATGGCACGTCTGTCACACCAACACCATCCGTCACGTACGCGACACACCGAGTAA
- a CDS encoding HNH endonuclease signature motif containing protein, with the protein MTQQSITDQVSGTTVPGRLRAVLAEVSATGVDGLTDVELLEVVALLEMTKGAASAAQARATARFVEERDARVAEMAAAEEISRREASLRRRATRSEVALARRCSPGQADRHVGAARALVHELPGTMAALTAGEISEWRATIVVRETACLSPDHRREADRRLAGGLRDLGERALAAAAHRACVDLDQGSVVERRRRAAASRHVSVRPAPDGMAWLSVLGPLVDVVGAHVALRAAEQARHVATGDPESDAARAADQRGRGAWMADTALELLSGRAPGQPQPVEIGLVMREGVVLPGGDADDQVEVPGHGALAGDLAREHVLRLLDTGDDGDGETALWLRRLWTTPDGRDLVAVDSRQRVFGGRLRRLIELRDPTCRVPWCDAPVRQVDHVRPVARGGETSAANGMGLCQRHNLDKEAPGWRAEVISTGLDPGGGPHEVRLSTPAAGDVRCLAPPLLGPGRGPRPPESLLEAHLQALLDAA; encoded by the coding sequence ATGACACAGCAGTCGATCACCGATCAGGTCAGTGGGACCACGGTCCCGGGGCGCCTGCGCGCCGTCCTCGCCGAGGTGTCCGCCACCGGCGTCGACGGGCTGACCGACGTCGAGCTGCTCGAGGTCGTCGCCCTCCTCGAGATGACGAAGGGGGCCGCCTCCGCCGCGCAGGCCCGCGCCACTGCACGCTTCGTCGAGGAGCGTGACGCGCGGGTGGCCGAGATGGCCGCCGCCGAGGAGATCTCCCGTCGCGAGGCTTCGCTGCGGCGCCGGGCCACGCGCAGCGAGGTGGCGCTGGCGCGCCGCTGCTCGCCGGGTCAGGCCGACCGGCACGTCGGGGCTGCGCGGGCCCTCGTCCACGAGCTGCCCGGCACGATGGCCGCGCTGACGGCCGGGGAGATCAGCGAGTGGCGGGCGACGATCGTCGTGCGCGAGACCGCGTGCCTGTCGCCGGACCACCGGCGCGAGGCCGATCGTCGGCTTGCCGGTGGGCTGCGTGACCTGGGGGAGCGGGCGCTTGCGGCCGCCGCGCACCGGGCCTGCGTCGACCTGGACCAGGGGTCGGTCGTCGAGCGGCGGCGCCGGGCCGCGGCGTCGCGGCACGTGTCGGTCCGCCCGGCGCCCGACGGGATGGCCTGGCTGTCCGTGCTCGGGCCGCTCGTCGACGTCGTCGGCGCGCACGTCGCGCTGCGCGCGGCCGAGCAGGCGCGGCACGTGGCGACCGGTGACCCCGAGAGCGACGCAGCCCGCGCAGCCGACCAGCGAGGTCGCGGCGCGTGGATGGCCGACACCGCGCTCGAGCTGCTCTCTGGGCGGGCGCCCGGTCAGCCGCAGCCGGTCGAGATCGGGCTGGTGATGCGCGAGGGTGTCGTGCTCCCGGGTGGCGACGCCGACGACCAGGTCGAGGTGCCGGGCCACGGCGCGCTCGCCGGTGACCTCGCCCGTGAGCACGTGCTCCGCCTGCTCGACACGGGCGACGACGGCGACGGCGAGACGGCCCTGTGGCTGCGGCGTCTGTGGACGACTCCCGACGGGCGCGACCTCGTGGCCGTCGACTCGCGGCAGCGGGTCTTCGGCGGGAGGTTGCGGCGGCTGATCGAGCTGCGCGACCCGACCTGCCGGGTGCCGTGGTGCGATGCGCCGGTGCGGCAGGTCGACCACGTCCGCCCGGTCGCCCGGGGTGGCGAGACCTCCGCGGCCAACGGCATGGGCCTGTGCCAGCGGCACAACCTCGACAAGGAGGCCCCCGGCTGGCGCGCCGAGGTCATCTCGACCGGGCTCGACCCCGGTGGTGGGCCGCACGAGGTGAGGCTGTCGACCCCGGCTGCTGGTGATGTCCGCTGCCTCGCGCCACCCCTGCTCGGCCCGGGCCGCGGGCCCCGGCCACCGGAGTCCTTGCTCGAGGCCCACCTGCAGGCCCTGCTCGACGCTGCGTAG
- a CDS encoding FmdB family zinc ribbon protein, translating into MPTYAYACADCGHAFDIVQSFSDDALTVCPECGGNLRKQFNAVGVVFKGGGFYRNDSRKTSSSSDSASSSSSSTSGSSSDSSSTSSTPAASSSTAS; encoded by the coding sequence ATGCCTACCTATGCTTACGCCTGCGCCGACTGCGGCCACGCCTTCGACATCGTCCAGTCCTTCAGCGACGACGCGCTGACCGTGTGCCCCGAGTGCGGCGGCAACCTGCGCAAGCAGTTCAACGCGGTCGGCGTCGTCTTCAAGGGGGGCGGCTTCTACCGCAACGACTCGCGGAAGACCTCGTCCTCGAGCGACTCCGCGTCGTCGAGCTCGTCCAGCACCTCGGGCTCCTCGAGCGACAGCTCGTCCACAAGCTCGACGCCTGCTGCCTCGTCGTCCACCGCGAGCTGA